A stretch of DNA from Thermodesulfobacteriota bacterium:
TACCGTATTTATGAATTGGAGCACTAAGTCATGACCCGGGAGTCCCTTTCCCAACGCGCGAAGCGGATCTTCCTGGGCACTCCCCGGGACATCTTCGACCCGAAGATCTTCCACCACGTTTCGCTGATCGCCTTTTTCGCCTGGGTGGGGCTGGGGGCGGACGGCATCTCTTCGTCCGCGTACGGCCCGGAAGAGGCGTACCTGGCGTTGGGGAGCCACCCGGTGCTCGCGCTGTTCGTCGCGGCGGCCACGGTGCTGACGGTGTTCATCATCTGCGCAAGCTATTCCCAGATCATCGAGGCGTTCCCGTCGGGCGGCGGCGGGTACATCGTGGCGTCGAAGCTTCTGGGCGAGAAGGCCGGGGTGGTGTCGGGATCGGCGCTGGTGATCGACTACGTGCTGACGATCACGGTGTCGGTGGCCGCGGGGGCGGACGCCATCTTCAGCTTCCTTCCGGCGGACTGGCACCCGCACAAGTTCGAGTTCATCGCGCTGGTGCTGGGGCTGCTGATCTGGCTCAACCTGCGGGGAGTCAAGGAATCGGTCCTCGCCCTGACGCCGATCTTCATGGCGTTCATCCTCACGCACGCTCCGCTGATCCTGTACGCGATCTTCCGGCACCTGCCGGACCTCCCGGAAGTGGGAGGGCAGCTCTCGGCCGACCTGGGGGCGGCGTCGGCGGAAATGGGCTGGCTGGGGGTGGGTGCGCTGCTGCTGCGGGCCTACACGATGGGCGCGGGGACCTACACGGGGATCGAGGCGGTTTCCAACTCGATGCAGACGCTGCGGGAGCCGCGGGTGCAGACCGGGAAGCGCGCCATGCTTTACCTGGCCTTCTCGCTGGCCTTCATGGCGGGCGGGATCATCGTGGGGTACGTGCTCAACGGCGTCTCCCCGGTCCACGGGAAGACGCTCAACGCGGTGCTGTTCGGGGGGCTGGTGCAGGACCTGTGGAGCGGGGAGGGGGCGAAGTACCTGACGGCCTTCGTCCTCTTCACGGAGGCGGTGCTCCTGTTCGTGGCGGCGCAGACGGGCTTTCTGGGCGGCCCGCAGGTGCTCTCCAACATGGCCAAC
This window harbors:
- a CDS encoding APC family permease, with the protein product MTRESLSQRAKRIFLGTPRDIFDPKIFHHVSLIAFFAWVGLGADGISSSAYGPEEAYLALGSHPVLALFVAAATVLTVFIICASYSQIIEAFPSGGGGYIVASKLLGEKAGVVSGSALVIDYVLTITVSVAAGADAIFSFLPADWHPHKFEFIALVLGLLIWLNLRGVKESVLALTPIFMAFILTHAPLILYAIFRHLPDLPEVGGQLSADLGAASAEMGWLGVGALLLRAYTMGAGTYTGIEAVSNSMQTLREPRVQTGKRAMLYLAFSLAFMAGGIIVGYVLNGVSPVHGKTLNAVLFGGLVQDLWSGEGAKYLTAFVLFTEAVLLFVAAQTGFLGGPQVLSNMANDSYMPHRFAHLSERLVTKYGVYFMGGMAFLMLFITGGSVRYLVIMYSINVFLTFSMSQFGMVLHWWKDRETEPRWMHGIAVNGIGFALTASILCATVIMKFPEGGWITLLITGSFMAASF